Proteins from a genomic interval of Diospyros lotus cultivar Yz01 chromosome 6, ASM1463336v1, whole genome shotgun sequence:
- the LOC127803264 gene encoding PLAT domain-containing protein 3 has product MGAANRFWLHLFIVVSVAAAAVRSDDDDTCVYNVYVRTGSIFKGGTDSIITLTLYDADGWGVRISNLEAWGGLMGRDYNYFERGNLDIFSGRGPCLAGPVCAMNLTSDGSGKHHGWYCNYVEVTTTGPHITCAKQLFTVEQWLATDTSPYELTAIRDECGSYGFKARDDHRVREIGGPHHGPVVSAM; this is encoded by the exons ATGGGTGCAGCCAATCGTTTCTGGCTCCATCTCTTCATCGTCGTCTCCGTCGCGGCCGCCGCCGTCCGATCC GATGACGACGATACCTGTGTGTACAACGTGTACGTCAGAACCGGGTCGATCTTTAAGGGCGGGACGGACTCGATCATCACCTTGACCCTGTACGACGCGGACGGGTGGGGGGTCCGGATCAGCAACCTGGAGGCGTGGGGCGGGTTAATGGGTCGGGATTACAACTACTTCGAGAGGGGAAACTTGGATATCTTCAGCGGGCGGGGACCGTGTCTGGCCGGGCCGGTCTGCGCCATGAACCTGACCTCGGACGGCTCCGGCAAGCACCACGGCTGGTACTGCAACTACGTGGAAGTGACGACGACGGGGCCCCACATCACCTGCGCTAAGCAGCTCTTCACGGTGGAGCAGTGGCTGGCCACCGACACCTCCCCCTACGAGCTCACCGCCATAAGGGACGAATGTGGATCCTACGGCTTCAAAGCTCGTGATGATCACCGGGTTCGCGAGATCGGCGGTCCCCATCACGGGCCTGTAGTTTCGGCAATGTGA